One segment of Anatilimnocola aggregata DNA contains the following:
- a CDS encoding DUF1579 domain-containing protein, with product MMNVRNCCVAGMLAVVTVVAAANLAVIAQEKEPKQAAQPDFKLPPGWTLEDLQKCMAAGTPGKMQAHLTKGVGTWNGKTTMWMFPDAPPMKSDCTSNVTSILDGRFIKVEMSGDFPGMGPYQGLGTYGFDNIGQKFVSTWIDNHSTGIMSGEGEISADGKTMTWKYKFNCPLTQKPAVMREVETITGENTKTLESFMTDPKSGKEYRMMLVELTKK from the coding sequence ATGATGAACGTAAGGAATTGTTGCGTCGCGGGAATGTTGGCGGTTGTCACGGTCGTGGCCGCTGCGAATTTGGCGGTGATTGCCCAAGAAAAGGAACCAAAGCAGGCAGCACAGCCCGATTTCAAGCTGCCACCAGGTTGGACTTTAGAGGACCTGCAAAAGTGCATGGCCGCCGGCACTCCTGGCAAAATGCAAGCCCATCTGACAAAGGGCGTTGGTACGTGGAACGGTAAGACCACGATGTGGATGTTTCCCGATGCACCCCCGATGAAGAGCGATTGCACGAGCAACGTGACTTCGATCCTCGACGGGCGGTTTATCAAGGTGGAAATGAGCGGCGATTTTCCCGGCATGGGCCCGTATCAAGGGCTGGGAACTTACGGCTTCGACAACATCGGCCAGAAGTTCGTGTCGACCTGGATCGACAATCACAGCACCGGAATCATGAGCGGCGAAGGAGAGATTTCAGCCGACGGCAAAACAATGACCTGGAAGTACAAATTCAACTGCCCGCTCACGCAAAAGCCGGCAGTGATGCGCGAAGTCGAAACGATCACCGGTGAAAACACAAAGACTCTCGAATCGTTCATGACCGACCCGAAGAGCGGCAAGGAGTACCGTATGATGCTCGTCGAGCTGACGAAGAAATAG
- a CDS encoding DUF1330 domain-containing protein translates to MPAYMVFMREKTLDQSELEAYWEKVMGTLDGRPIKSLAAYGKHLTLEGQEVEGVVIAEFPTLEEARDWYYSPAYQEAAQHRHRGAVYRGLIVEGV, encoded by the coding sequence ATGCCCGCTTATATGGTGTTCATGCGTGAAAAGACACTCGACCAATCCGAATTGGAGGCCTACTGGGAAAAGGTCATGGGGACGCTTGACGGCCGCCCGATCAAGTCGCTAGCCGCCTACGGGAAGCACTTGACTCTCGAGGGTCAGGAGGTTGAGGGCGTCGTCATTGCCGAGTTCCCGACCTTGGAAGAAGCCCGTGACTGGTACTACAGTCCTGCCTACCAGGAGGCAGCCCAACACCGGCATCGCGGTGCCGTCTATCGCGGCTTGATCGTCGAAGGCGTGTGA
- a CDS encoding FAD-dependent monooxygenase yields MSAQVLIVGAGPVGLTLAAELARYGVAVRIVEKSAQRTDKSKALVLWSRTLELLARAGCSETFVAAGHKVLAANIVTGNKLIGHINISTVDSPFPYALMLPQSDTERLLEEHLLRQGVSLERQTELLSFSQTDQSVTSILRQADGSEETLATEWLVGCDGAHSTVRHGLGLSFLGDTLQSNWILADIHVKGFPFPDSEIATYWHEDGVLVVFPILPGRFRVIANIDLAAGSQPTEPSLEQVQAIMDRRGPGGMVASDPIWLAGFRINERKVADYRLGRVFVAGDAAHVHSPAGGQGMNTGMQDAFNLAWKLALVCRKNCADGKLLTSYSSERSAIGAQVLAAAGHLTAVAIMKNHAAQTVRNLVGHFMLGFAPVRTAIVNNMTEVSIGYGHSPLNGPSDSGLGAPVPGQRVAPLADRAPAGSGNSPRFVLFASPSSEVQRLIEEFPTLLDSQLRMPFKPDGLWLVRPDGYAACAVKAGEEQAIAEYLVSITGGN; encoded by the coding sequence ATGAGTGCACAGGTATTGATTGTGGGCGCAGGCCCGGTTGGCTTGACCCTGGCTGCTGAACTGGCGCGCTATGGGGTGGCTGTTCGGATTGTGGAAAAGAGTGCACAGCGAACCGACAAGTCAAAAGCTCTCGTGCTGTGGAGTCGCACCCTGGAATTGCTAGCCCGTGCGGGCTGTAGTGAAACATTCGTTGCCGCAGGTCATAAGGTACTCGCTGCAAATATCGTCACGGGCAACAAACTGATCGGCCACATCAACATTTCTACGGTTGATAGTCCATTTCCGTATGCTCTGATGTTGCCCCAATCCGACACTGAACGACTTTTGGAGGAGCATCTTCTTCGCCAAGGTGTGAGTCTCGAACGTCAAACAGAACTCCTTTCTTTTTCGCAAACGGACCAAAGTGTTACATCGATCCTGCGTCAAGCAGACGGTTCGGAAGAAACCCTCGCAACAGAATGGCTCGTCGGCTGCGATGGTGCGCACAGCACCGTGCGCCACGGCCTCGGTCTCTCGTTCTTAGGAGACACACTGCAAAGCAACTGGATACTTGCGGACATTCACGTGAAAGGCTTCCCATTTCCCGATTCAGAGATTGCCACGTACTGGCATGAAGATGGAGTGCTCGTCGTGTTCCCAATTCTGCCTGGTCGCTTCCGAGTCATTGCGAACATAGATCTTGCGGCCGGAAGTCAACCAACAGAACCATCACTTGAGCAAGTTCAGGCCATCATGGATCGTCGTGGCCCCGGGGGAATGGTTGCTTCTGATCCGATCTGGCTCGCGGGGTTTCGCATCAACGAGCGCAAGGTGGCCGACTATCGACTGGGCCGCGTATTTGTGGCAGGCGACGCCGCCCACGTGCATAGTCCTGCTGGAGGCCAAGGGATGAATACCGGCATGCAAGATGCCTTTAATCTCGCGTGGAAGCTGGCGTTGGTTTGTCGCAAGAACTGTGCGGACGGCAAGTTGCTGACTAGCTATAGCAGCGAGCGTAGCGCCATCGGTGCCCAAGTCCTGGCCGCTGCCGGTCACTTAACCGCTGTCGCGATCATGAAGAATCATGCCGCCCAAACAGTGCGAAACCTGGTCGGGCACTTCATGCTGGGATTTGCTCCCGTTCGCACTGCAATCGTGAATAACATGACCGAAGTCTCCATAGGCTATGGCCACAGTCCGCTGAATGGACCAAGCGACAGCGGCCTGGGCGCACCAGTGCCGGGGCAGCGCGTGGCTCCACTTGCCGATCGAGCTCCCGCGGGCTCAGGCAATAGTCCGCGCTTTGTTCTGTTTGCGTCGCCAAGCAGCGAAGTGCAGCGATTAATCGAGGAATTTCCCACACTGCTCGACTCCCAATTGCGCATGCCCTTCAAACCCGATGGTCTGTGGCTCGTGCGCCCCGATGGCTACGCGGCCTGCGCCGTCAAGGCTGGCGAGGAACAAGCGATCGCCGAATATTTGGTAAGCATCACTGGCGGCAACTGA
- a CDS encoding SDR family NAD(P)-dependent oxidoreductase: MSKLQCKVALVTGASKGIGAGIAKELAAVGAAVVVNYTRDQTGAQSVVDAITTAGGRAIAIQADVAKSADVARLFERAKEAFGALDILVNNAGVYQAMPVAELTEEEFHRQINVNLLGPLLTIRESLKHFRPDGGSIINIGSVASRAHAPGYSIYSASKAGLDAVTGVFARELAPRRIRVNSVNPGATLSEGTKEAGLYGVGSDFEKQLVAMTPLGRTGRPSDIAKVVAFLASDDSGWLTGEVILASGGLR, encoded by the coding sequence ATGTCGAAATTGCAATGCAAAGTGGCTCTCGTAACGGGAGCGTCCAAAGGCATCGGAGCCGGAATCGCCAAGGAACTTGCCGCTGTTGGTGCGGCAGTTGTGGTGAACTACACGAGGGACCAAACCGGTGCGCAATCCGTCGTCGATGCGATTACCACGGCCGGTGGCCGTGCCATCGCGATTCAGGCAGATGTCGCGAAGTCCGCTGACGTCGCCCGGCTTTTTGAGCGGGCGAAGGAAGCCTTTGGCGCTCTCGACATTCTGGTAAACAATGCCGGAGTCTATCAGGCCATGCCTGTCGCTGAATTGACAGAGGAAGAGTTTCATCGCCAGATCAACGTCAATCTGCTCGGGCCTCTTTTGACCATTCGAGAATCGCTCAAGCACTTCCGCCCCGATGGCGGGAGCATAATTAACATCGGTTCTGTTGCTTCCCGCGCGCACGCACCCGGATACTCGATCTACTCCGCAAGCAAGGCAGGCCTTGATGCCGTGACCGGTGTATTTGCCAGAGAACTGGCTCCCCGACGGATTCGGGTGAACTCCGTCAATCCCGGTGCCACACTCAGCGAAGGAACTAAGGAGGCTGGGCTATACGGAGTCGGCAGCGACTTCGAAAAGCAACTCGTGGCCATGACCCCGCTGGGGCGAACGGGCAGGCCATCGGACATCGCCAAGGTTGTTGCATTTCTCGCCTCGGATGATTCCGGCTGGCTGACCGGCGAAGTCATCCTCGCTTCCGGCGGGTTGCGCTAG
- a CDS encoding dihydrodipicolinate synthase family protein, which produces MSQAKWQGVFPAVTTQFHQDLSLDLAATSKHIEALIASGISGLIVAGSLGENQTLEPAEKRALVAEAVKVAAGRIPVLSGVAETSTVAACQYVRDCERLGASGFMVMPAMVYKADGAEAMHHFRRVAAASELPWMLYNNPVGYPVDISPAQFAELADIRNLVALKESSANTRRITELRIEVGNRYQIFVGVDDLALESSILGIDGWVAGSGIAFPTENQYFWELTRAQKWDEARALYQWFYPLLKLDTHVKFVQYIKLAVQETGLGKEWVREPRLALTGQERERVLAIIRHGIENRPTLRGR; this is translated from the coding sequence ATGTCGCAAGCAAAATGGCAGGGTGTGTTTCCCGCAGTGACAACGCAGTTTCATCAGGACTTGTCACTCGATCTAGCCGCTACTTCAAAACACATTGAGGCGCTGATTGCCTCGGGCATTAGCGGGTTGATCGTCGCGGGCTCGTTGGGTGAGAATCAAACGCTGGAACCCGCGGAGAAGCGAGCCTTGGTCGCGGAAGCGGTTAAAGTGGCAGCTGGGCGAATTCCCGTTTTGAGTGGCGTGGCTGAAACCAGCACCGTCGCAGCCTGCCAGTATGTGCGCGATTGCGAACGTCTGGGGGCCAGCGGTTTCATGGTCATGCCCGCCATGGTTTATAAAGCCGACGGTGCGGAGGCGATGCATCATTTTCGCCGCGTCGCAGCAGCATCAGAACTGCCTTGGATGCTTTACAACAATCCGGTTGGCTATCCAGTCGATATCAGTCCCGCGCAGTTCGCCGAGTTAGCAGACATTCGCAACCTGGTCGCCCTCAAGGAAAGCTCGGCAAATACACGACGAATTACCGAACTGCGAATTGAAGTAGGCAATCGTTACCAGATTTTTGTCGGTGTCGATGACCTCGCGCTCGAGTCTTCGATTCTGGGAATCGATGGTTGGGTCGCGGGGTCGGGAATTGCGTTTCCCACTGAGAATCAATACTTCTGGGAACTCACCCGCGCGCAGAAGTGGGACGAAGCACGAGCCCTCTATCAATGGTTCTATCCGCTGCTCAAACTCGATACGCATGTAAAGTTTGTGCAGTACATCAAGCTGGCCGTGCAAGAGACCGGCCTGGGAAAAGAATGGGTGCGCGAGCCGCGCTTGGCGCTCACCGGTCAAGAGCGCGAGCGCGTCTTGGCAATCATTCGCCATGGCATTGAGAATCGGCCCACGCTGCGAGGTCGCTAA
- a CDS encoding VOC family protein, giving the protein MQKISPFLWFDGKAEEAMNFYVSIFKNSKVGDVMRCGEAGPGPKGSVLGVTFSLDGIEFHAINGGPMFQFSPAISFYVNCETQAEVDDLWDKLSAGGEQQRCGWLKDNFGVSWQIIPTVLGKLLSNKDPSKAGRAMQAMMQMTKLDILGLQQAAEQK; this is encoded by the coding sequence ATGCAGAAGATCTCGCCCTTTTTGTGGTTCGATGGCAAAGCTGAAGAAGCCATGAATTTCTATGTGTCGATCTTTAAAAACTCCAAAGTCGGCGACGTGATGCGTTGCGGCGAAGCTGGTCCGGGGCCGAAGGGTTCAGTTCTTGGAGTAACTTTCTCGCTGGATGGCATCGAGTTTCATGCCATCAATGGCGGGCCGATGTTTCAGTTCTCGCCGGCTATCTCGTTCTATGTGAATTGTGAAACACAGGCGGAAGTCGACGACTTATGGGATAAGCTCTCTGCAGGAGGCGAGCAACAGCGTTGCGGCTGGCTCAAAGACAATTTTGGTGTCTCCTGGCAAATCATTCCGACAGTTCTCGGCAAGTTGCTCAGTAACAAAGACCCTAGCAAAGCGGGCCGGGCTATGCAGGCCATGATGCAGATGACCAAGCTCGACATTCTAGGTCTTCAACAGGCCGCTGAGCAAAAGTAG
- a CDS encoding iron chaperone, producing MAKARAASQAKSPSQARIKAATVDEYLASVSSPQREALEKLGRSIRLAAPQAEECISYGVPAFKQNGMLASFGAAAKHCSFYVMSSSILASFQKELAGYDTSTGTIRFTAEKPLPASLVKKIIRARLAANAARQAKARK from the coding sequence ATGGCTAAAGCAAGAGCTGCATCGCAAGCGAAATCACCTTCGCAGGCACGAATCAAAGCCGCAACGGTCGACGAGTACCTCGCCAGCGTAAGTTCCCCCCAGCGCGAGGCGCTCGAGAAACTGGGACGATCGATTCGCTTGGCCGCTCCTCAAGCCGAGGAATGCATCAGCTACGGAGTACCCGCCTTCAAGCAGAATGGCATGCTCGCCAGCTTTGGTGCCGCAGCAAAGCATTGCTCGTTCTATGTAATGAGTTCGTCGATTCTGGCCAGTTTTCAAAAGGAACTGGCAGGCTACGATACGAGCACAGGGACAATTCGCTTTACAGCAGAAAAGCCGCTTCCCGCGTCCCTCGTAAAGAAGATCATCAGAGCCCGGTTGGCCGCGAATGCAGCTCGCCAGGCAAAGGCACGAAAATAA
- a CDS encoding magnesium chelatase subunit ChlI family protein, with amino-acid sequence MLCRVAEKTSSDQAPTRQICEKHGKTAPLVFAKVRQLPQIERYMAKISGPLIDRIDLHMEVPAVPYKELSAERAGTSSAQMREQVVAARAIQATRFTGVNTRYNAHMSSRLIRQFCKLTPPCQELIKASVNDLGLSARAHDKVLRVARTIADLEASDAIDENHLSEAINYRMLDRQMWT; translated from the coding sequence ATGCTGTGTCGAGTCGCGGAAAAGACTTCCTCAGATCAAGCGCCGACCCGTCAAATATGCGAAAAACACGGGAAAACTGCACCTTTAGTCTTTGCCAAGGTACGTCAACTTCCGCAAATCGAACGCTACATGGCGAAGATCTCCGGACCGCTCATCGACCGCATCGACCTGCACATGGAAGTTCCCGCCGTTCCCTACAAAGAATTATCTGCCGAGCGAGCCGGCACCAGCAGCGCCCAAATGCGTGAGCAGGTTGTAGCGGCCCGGGCCATTCAGGCGACGCGTTTCACTGGCGTCAACACCCGCTATAACGCCCACATGAGCAGTAGGCTGATCCGCCAGTTCTGCAAACTCACTCCTCCCTGCCAGGAACTCATCAAGGCCAGCGTGAATGACCTCGGGCTCTCTGCCCGCGCTCACGACAAAGTCCTCCGCGTTGCCCGCACCATTGCCGACCTCGAAGCCAGCGACGCCATCGACGAAAACCACCTCAGCGAGGCCATCAACTACCGGATGCTAGACCGGCAAATGTGGACGTAA
- a CDS encoding proline racemase family protein, with translation MQRIQVIDSHTGGEPTRVVISGGPQLGSGTLAERRERFRAEFDHFRRAIICEPRGSDVIVGALLCPPVDPTCAAGVIFFNNVGYLGMCGHGTIGLAVTLGHLGRISAGCHRLETPVGQIPFEYDGRNTVSLENIASFRLAANVQVAVEGLGEVSGDIAWGGNWFFLVRDWPEPISPANAAKLTDIAQKIKAALRQHGITGTGGAEIDHIELFGLPSEPGNHSRNFVLCPGGAYDRSPCGTGTSAKIACLAADGKLAPGKVWRQEGILGSVFSATYRLHEGSILPRIAGEAYLTASAELLIDEGDSLAWGLRS, from the coding sequence ATGCAGCGGATTCAGGTCATCGACTCGCATACTGGCGGCGAGCCCACACGCGTCGTTATCAGCGGAGGACCACAGTTAGGCAGTGGCACGCTCGCGGAGCGACGCGAGCGCTTCCGTGCCGAGTTCGACCACTTCCGCCGCGCGATCATCTGCGAACCACGCGGCAGCGACGTGATTGTAGGTGCGTTGCTTTGCCCGCCCGTTGATCCCACTTGCGCCGCGGGCGTGATCTTTTTCAACAACGTCGGCTACCTTGGCATGTGCGGCCACGGCACCATCGGATTGGCAGTGACTCTGGGGCACCTCGGCCGGATCTCAGCAGGCTGTCATCGATTGGAGACTCCTGTCGGGCAGATCCCGTTTGAGTACGACGGTCGCAACACGGTTTCGCTAGAGAACATCGCCAGCTTTCGGCTGGCCGCAAATGTGCAAGTTGCCGTCGAGGGTCTTGGCGAAGTCAGCGGAGACATTGCTTGGGGAGGCAATTGGTTTTTCCTGGTGCGCGATTGGCCTGAACCTATTTCGCCCGCAAACGCAGCCAAGCTGACGGATATCGCCCAGAAGATCAAAGCGGCGCTGCGGCAGCACGGCATTACAGGAACTGGTGGCGCGGAAATTGACCACATCGAACTATTCGGTTTGCCTAGTGAACCTGGGAATCACAGCCGCAACTTTGTCCTGTGTCCCGGAGGTGCCTACGATCGTTCTCCCTGTGGCACCGGGACCAGCGCAAAGATTGCTTGCCTGGCCGCGGATGGCAAACTTGCACCCGGCAAGGTCTGGCGACAGGAGGGAATTCTCGGCAGCGTGTTTTCTGCTACTTATCGTCTGCACGAAGGGAGCATACTGCCACGGATCGCTGGCGAGGCCTATCTAACCGCCTCAGCTGAGTTGCTGATTGACGAAGGCGATTCGCTAGCCTGGGGCTTGCGGTCATGA
- a CDS encoding CHC2 zinc finger domain-containing protein, with translation MQYASEHRNGQHLHILYRGLDGSPCRVRVRHGVSGSESRWLVPIKGRDDSGKLLPKKSALQIVPYFLDRLSEAHKAGFLIIVEGETDCWTLKFHGFPSLGIPGANLYKCLEKFVQHIRVPVFVIQEHDKAGEKFAVDVPQFVLQHGHTAGVRTFTLPTKDVSALHCSDPNHVVFKRHLERALVDAKKFVPLTGDALAAWEGRPKRVVASSPNDLYFAPADLQGALSVDNLHSLITHDLGQPHRGDSWCCPFHDDRSPSLSTFVDNRDGRGRFKCHGCGKTGDVFEWLQERRGLDFKAAKAFLGLQIDRPKAQQHTDLQNDVRINSRGIGAPAENSDMAGSSQAASGNLPDFHAGLSKQKCPEPKHGYFVGIASKNANKGLFGLYPCGCSGCSVCHDHYKAGYVSQFVQAAATEPDSVPYLVEHQAKYGGEKFYVADIRKASLPTITKYINRATDRTGIDSAAIQYVAVEHSEDASRATLIATVEFKGSRPITLQQAQRELAKQILAITPEMRANRHRPLTSSQGWKRPKPVCQWKMILTPTRQEWLKIELALQELRQSGVITSLQCYTAKGGFPRTVFDAGKEFDHDEFLYKLGHITGAYIRVLSWNHVEVDDDIVESIASIDIELTEILNN, from the coding sequence TTGCAATACGCAAGCGAACATCGCAACGGGCAACACCTGCACATTCTCTATCGGGGGCTGGACGGCTCCCCCTGCCGCGTCCGCGTGCGGCACGGTGTAAGCGGTAGCGAGTCGCGATGGCTGGTACCAATCAAGGGCCGCGACGACAGCGGCAAGTTGCTACCAAAAAAATCAGCACTTCAGATCGTTCCCTACTTTCTCGACAGACTCAGCGAAGCTCACAAAGCTGGCTTTCTCATCATCGTTGAAGGGGAGACCGACTGCTGGACGCTGAAGTTTCATGGCTTCCCGTCGTTGGGCATTCCCGGTGCCAACCTCTACAAGTGTTTGGAGAAGTTCGTCCAGCACATTCGAGTTCCTGTGTTCGTCATTCAGGAGCACGACAAGGCCGGGGAGAAGTTCGCCGTCGATGTCCCACAGTTCGTGCTGCAACACGGTCACACAGCCGGCGTACGGACATTCACACTTCCAACGAAAGATGTTTCGGCGCTTCACTGCAGCGATCCGAACCACGTCGTTTTCAAGCGTCACTTAGAGCGTGCCCTGGTTGACGCTAAGAAGTTCGTCCCGCTCACAGGCGACGCCCTGGCTGCGTGGGAAGGCCGGCCGAAGCGAGTGGTGGCAAGTTCGCCCAATGACCTGTACTTCGCTCCTGCCGATTTGCAGGGGGCTTTGAGTGTCGACAACCTACACTCGCTCATCACCCACGACCTTGGCCAGCCACATCGCGGCGATAGCTGGTGCTGCCCGTTCCACGATGATCGGAGCCCGTCGCTATCGACCTTCGTCGACAATCGTGATGGGCGGGGGCGGTTCAAGTGTCACGGCTGCGGCAAAACGGGTGACGTGTTCGAATGGCTGCAGGAACGCCGCGGCCTGGACTTCAAAGCGGCGAAAGCATTTTTAGGGCTGCAGATTGATCGCCCTAAAGCTCAACAACACACGGATTTGCAGAACGATGTCCGAATTAACAGCAGGGGTATTGGGGCCCCTGCTGAAAACTCGGACATGGCGGGAAGTTCGCAAGCTGCTAGCGGCAATCTTCCGGACTTCCACGCTGGATTAAGCAAACAGAAATGCCCGGAACCAAAGCACGGCTACTTCGTGGGTATCGCGTCAAAAAATGCGAACAAGGGCCTCTTCGGCCTCTACCCATGCGGATGTTCGGGATGCTCGGTTTGCCACGATCACTACAAGGCCGGCTACGTCTCGCAGTTCGTACAGGCCGCGGCGACCGAACCGGATTCGGTGCCTTACCTTGTCGAGCATCAGGCGAAGTATGGCGGCGAAAAGTTCTACGTCGCCGATATCCGGAAGGCATCACTGCCCACGATCACGAAGTACATCAACCGGGCAACCGATCGCACAGGAATCGACTCGGCTGCAATTCAGTATGTCGCGGTCGAGCACAGCGAAGATGCCAGCCGCGCAACGCTGATCGCGACGGTCGAGTTCAAAGGTTCGCGGCCGATTACATTGCAGCAAGCGCAGCGTGAGCTTGCGAAGCAAATTCTCGCGATCACGCCCGAAATGCGAGCCAACCGCCATCGGCCTCTCACGAGCAGTCAGGGCTGGAAACGCCCCAAACCAGTCTGCCAGTGGAAGATGATCCTAACGCCAACTCGCCAAGAGTGGTTGAAGATCGAATTGGCTCTTCAAGAACTGCGGCAATCGGGTGTCATTACCTCGCTTCAATGTTACACCGCGAAGGGTGGATTCCCTCGCACCGTGTTCGATGCAGGCAAGGAATTCGATCATGACGAGTTTCTGTACAAGCTTGGGCACATCACCGGTGCTTACATTCGCGTGCTCTCTTGGAACCACGTTGAAGTTGACGACGATATTGTGGAATCGATTGCTAGTATCGATATAGAATTAACTGAGATATTAAATAACTAA
- a CDS encoding DNA alkylation repair protein, protein MSAKKRQPAPKAASPPAADEVIAKLKKMASAKVRDGMARYAIPADNAFGVSVGAMRSLAKKLGRNHDLAADLWKSGWYEARMLATFVDEPERVTSQQMDRWAKDFDSWAICDTACFALFDRSPFAWKKVDQWAPKREEFVKRSAFALLASLTVHDKLAEDDKFAHGLELIEQAACDERNFVKKAVNWALRSIGKRSLLLHSLAIASAQKLAASTDPTERWVGKDALRELTSPAVVKRLAKRRNK, encoded by the coding sequence ATGTCTGCCAAAAAGCGACAACCCGCGCCAAAAGCGGCGTCCCCACCAGCGGCCGACGAGGTAATTGCCAAACTCAAGAAGATGGCCAGCGCGAAAGTGCGCGATGGGATGGCTCGCTACGCAATCCCTGCAGACAACGCGTTTGGAGTTTCAGTTGGTGCGATGCGAAGCTTGGCTAAGAAGTTAGGGCGGAATCACGATCTGGCCGCTGATCTCTGGAAATCGGGCTGGTACGAGGCTCGCATGCTCGCAACGTTTGTTGACGAGCCAGAGCGAGTGACCTCCCAGCAAATGGACCGCTGGGCAAAAGACTTCGACAGTTGGGCAATTTGTGATACCGCCTGCTTCGCGCTCTTCGATCGCAGTCCATTCGCCTGGAAGAAGGTGGACCAGTGGGCTCCGAAGCGGGAGGAGTTTGTCAAACGGAGCGCGTTTGCGCTACTCGCCAGTCTGACAGTTCACGACAAGTTGGCCGAAGACGATAAGTTCGCGCATGGCCTGGAACTGATTGAGCAAGCGGCCTGCGATGAGCGGAACTTTGTCAAAAAAGCGGTGAATTGGGCCCTCCGCTCCATTGGCAAACGAAGCTTGCTGCTGCACTCTTTGGCGATTGCGTCGGCACAAAAGCTGGCCGCCTCGACGGATCCTACTGAACGCTGGGTCGGCAAAGATGCGTTACGCGAACTAACGAGCCCCGCGGTCGTGAAGCGATTGGCCAAGCGACGGAACAAATAG
- a CDS encoding NAD(P)/FAD-dependent oxidoreductase, whose translation MSATERVVVVGGGVIGAACAYYLRQAGRDVTLIDQGEFGRGCSHGNCGYVCPSHVLPLAGPGALWGTLKTLLARNSPLKVRMRFDPAMWRWFWQFARKCNQRDMLAAGHAIQSLLTSSRNLYDELLQSTLADVEWEPLGLLFVFRSQSGLKHYEETDKLLRGEFDLGATRYDEQSLLQLEPALKPGSAGAWHYETDGHLRPDKLMRAWRAVLERGGVEIREHCELRDLITDRRQAKRLSTSQGELAADQVVIATGAWTPQLHRLLLRPIAIQPGKGYSITMPRPEICPRHSMIFEEHRVAVTPLASSYRIGSTMEFAGYDSSMNPDRINLLKQGAEIYLRQPLAEPILETWAGWRPMTPDSLPFLGPVPSFDNVFLAAGHGMLGVSMSPSTGKLIAELVTSQTPHIDPQPYAVDRRL comes from the coding sequence ATGAGTGCCACGGAGCGAGTGGTGGTGGTAGGCGGCGGCGTGATTGGTGCCGCCTGTGCCTACTACCTGCGGCAGGCCGGGCGCGACGTCACACTCATCGATCAAGGCGAGTTTGGTCGCGGCTGTTCGCACGGCAACTGCGGCTACGTCTGCCCCAGTCATGTGCTGCCGCTCGCAGGCCCGGGTGCTTTATGGGGAACGTTGAAAACGCTGCTCGCCCGCAACTCACCACTGAAAGTGCGAATGCGGTTCGACCCGGCCATGTGGCGATGGTTCTGGCAATTTGCCCGCAAGTGCAATCAGCGAGACATGCTCGCCGCCGGTCATGCGATCCAATCACTCTTGACATCGTCACGCAATTTGTACGACGAACTGCTACAGTCCACGCTCGCCGACGTCGAGTGGGAACCGTTAGGCCTGCTCTTCGTATTTCGCTCGCAGAGTGGACTAAAGCACTACGAAGAAACAGACAAGTTACTCCGCGGTGAATTCGACTTGGGCGCGACGCGCTACGATGAGCAGTCATTGTTGCAGCTTGAGCCAGCCCTTAAGCCCGGCTCGGCTGGGGCGTGGCATTACGAAACCGATGGCCATTTGCGCCCCGATAAGTTGATGCGTGCTTGGCGAGCGGTGCTGGAACGTGGCGGAGTTGAAATACGCGAGCATTGTGAACTACGCGACCTGATTACAGATCGTCGCCAGGCAAAACGCTTGAGTACGAGCCAAGGTGAATTGGCTGCCGATCAAGTGGTGATCGCGACGGGCGCCTGGACGCCTCAATTGCACCGCCTACTACTTCGGCCCATCGCCATTCAGCCCGGCAAGGGTTACTCGATAACGATGCCCCGTCCCGAGATCTGTCCGCGGCATTCCATGATCTTCGAAGAACATCGCGTGGCCGTTACTCCCTTGGCAAGTTCCTATCGCATCGGCTCCACCATGGAGTTTGCCGGCTACGACAGCAGTATGAATCCCGATCGCATCAACTTGCTGAAGCAAGGTGCGGAAATTTACCTGCGCCAGCCACTGGCCGAACCAATACTCGAGACCTGGGCCGGTTGGCGGCCGATGACGCCCGACAGCTTGCCATTTTTGGGGCCCGTGCCGAGTTTCGACAACGTGTTTCTCGCCGCCGGCCATGGCATGCTCGGCGTATCGATGTCGCCGAGTACCGGAAAGTTGATAGCAGAACTGGTTACCAGCCAAACGCCGCACATCGATCCGCAACCCTATGCCGTGGACCGTCGGCTTTAA